A window of Sphingorhabdus lacus contains these coding sequences:
- a CDS encoding carotenoid oxygenase family protein — protein MLVEKLPPVKATLQPSNHPYLNGAWTPQHEEVSAFDLDVIEGAIPDDIDGIYLRNTENQLHQPLGRYHPFDGDGMIHQIDFSGGKASYRNRFVRTRCFAAEQDAGGSLWGGLMDRTGTSKRPGFGAHGGLKDSSSTDIIVHAGKAVSTFYQCGEGYVLDPETLDQSGVASWVPLDGISAHPKVDERTGELLFFNYSKHAPYMHYGVVGPDGKLAHYVPVPLPGPRLPHDMMFTPNWSILCDFPLFWDEELLKRDVHVTRLHEGMPSRFALIPRYGQPEDIRWFEADPTFVLHFINAYEEGDEVILDGYFEEDPYPPPIESAGEYAHMMAYVDEHSFKPKLHRWRFNLADGTTKEERLDDRILEFGMMNQRFLGLPYRYAYSTTSKPGWFLFNGFVKHDLEAGASEQVMLEDGRYGSEAPFAPRTDAKDEDDGYLVSFVIDENRGTSECILIDCKRFSEGPICRIALPHKISSGTHAHWVERQDLRKYG, from the coding sequence ATGCTTGTCGAAAAATTGCCGCCGGTAAAGGCCACGCTGCAGCCCAGTAATCATCCTTATCTGAACGGGGCGTGGACCCCGCAGCATGAGGAGGTGAGCGCCTTTGACCTTGACGTGATCGAAGGGGCCATTCCCGACGATATTGACGGCATCTATCTGCGCAACACCGAAAACCAGTTGCATCAGCCACTTGGCCGTTATCACCCCTTTGATGGCGACGGTATGATCCACCAGATTGACTTTTCAGGTGGCAAGGCAAGTTACCGCAACCGTTTCGTCCGCACCCGCTGCTTCGCGGCGGAGCAGGACGCGGGCGGCTCGCTTTGGGGCGGGCTGATGGACCGCACCGGCACCTCCAAGCGCCCCGGCTTCGGTGCGCATGGCGGCCTCAAGGATTCGTCCAGCACCGACATTATCGTCCATGCCGGCAAGGCCGTGTCGACCTTTTACCAATGTGGGGAGGGTTATGTTCTCGACCCCGAAACGCTGGATCAGTCGGGCGTCGCATCCTGGGTTCCGCTTGATGGTATTTCAGCACATCCCAAGGTCGATGAACGCACGGGCGAGCTTCTGTTTTTCAACTATTCGAAGCACGCGCCTTATATGCATTATGGCGTCGTCGGTCCGGATGGGAAACTGGCGCATTATGTTCCTGTTCCCTTGCCGGGGCCACGCCTTCCGCACGATATGATGTTCACGCCGAACTGGTCCATCCTGTGCGACTTTCCGCTGTTTTGGGACGAAGAATTGTTGAAGCGCGATGTGCACGTCACGCGCCTTCACGAAGGGATGCCATCCCGCTTTGCGCTGATCCCGCGCTATGGCCAGCCCGAAGACATTCGCTGGTTCGAAGCCGACCCCACATTCGTCCTGCATTTCATCAACGCCTATGAAGAGGGTGATGAAGTCATCCTCGACGGCTATTTCGAAGAAGACCCTTATCCGCCGCCCATCGAAAGCGCAGGCGAATATGCGCATATGATGGCCTATGTGGATGAGCATAGCTTCAAACCGAAGCTGCACCGCTGGCGCTTCAATCTGGCGGACGGGACCACGAAAGAAGAACGGCTTGACGACCGCATTCTCGAATTCGGGATGATGAACCAGCGCTTTCTGGGTCTTCCTTACCGCTATGCCTATAGCACCACGTCGAAGCCGGGCTGGTTCCTCTTCAATGGTTTTGTGAAGCATGATCTGGAAGCCGGTGCGTCCGAACAGGTGATGCTGGAGGATGGTCGTTACGGCAGCGAAGCCCCCTTCGCCCCGCGCACCGACGCAAAGGACGAGGATGACGGCTATCTGGTCAGTTTCGTTATCGACGAAAACCGCGGCACGTCGGAATGTATCCTGATCGACTGCAAACGGTTTTCCGAAGGCCCCATCTGCCGCATCGCTTTGCCGCATAAAATATCAAGTGGCACCCACGCCCATTGGGTCGAGCGGCAAGATTTGCGGAAATACGGTTGA
- the amaB gene encoding L-piperidine-6-carboxylate dehydrogenase, giving the protein MTKVRTGVTLVKKEVEGLLKRLGASACGNLAVHTPIDGSQIGSVSIASPADIESSIAASHDVFLEWRTVPAPRRGELVRLFGNALRDHKDSLARLVTIDCGKPLSEGLGEVQEMIDICDFAVGLSRQLHGLTIASERPGHRMMEQWHPLGPTLVISAFNFPVAVWAWNAALALVCGNSVIWKPSEKTPLTALAVQAIFEQAVRAFGDAPEHLSQVVQGGRDVGATLVADPRIALISATGSTAMGRTVGQVAAGRFARSILELGGNNAAIISDKADVALALRGVLFSAFGTTGQRCTSLRRLFVHDSLYDSFVPALKAAAASMPIGDPLDSAHLAGPLIDEAALTAMQAALEEAKALGGILSGGERLPGNGVYVRPAVVEMAAQVGPVLRETFAPILYVMRYTDLDAAIALQNAVGAGLSSSIFSTDVRECERFLSASGSDCGIANVNIGTSGAEIGGAFGGEKETGGGRESGSDAWKAYMRRATNTINYSNELPLAQGVTFDLG; this is encoded by the coding sequence GTGACGAAGGTGAGAACGGGTGTGACATTGGTAAAGAAGGAAGTTGAAGGATTGCTGAAACGCCTGGGCGCGTCAGCATGTGGTAACCTTGCCGTCCACACCCCAATAGACGGCAGCCAGATCGGCTCGGTGTCGATTGCCTCGCCAGCCGACATTGAATCCTCCATCGCCGCGTCGCACGACGTTTTCCTCGAATGGCGCACGGTACCCGCACCGCGCCGTGGCGAATTGGTGCGCCTTTTCGGCAATGCGTTGCGGGACCATAAGGACAGCCTTGCGCGCCTTGTCACCATCGATTGCGGCAAGCCCCTGTCCGAAGGCTTGGGCGAAGTGCAGGAGATGATCGACATTTGCGACTTCGCCGTCGGCCTTTCGCGGCAGTTGCACGGGCTGACCATCGCCAGCGAACGTCCCGGCCACCGGATGATGGAGCAATGGCATCCGCTGGGACCGACGCTCGTTATTTCGGCGTTCAACTTCCCCGTTGCGGTCTGGGCATGGAATGCCGCGCTTGCGCTGGTCTGCGGCAACAGCGTTATCTGGAAACCGTCGGAAAAAACCCCGCTGACCGCTCTCGCCGTTCAGGCCATTTTTGAACAAGCCGTGCGCGCTTTTGGCGATGCGCCGGAGCATCTTTCCCAGGTTGTGCAGGGCGGACGCGATGTCGGTGCCACGCTTGTCGCCGACCCGCGCATCGCGCTCATTTCCGCAACGGGCAGCACGGCAATGGGGCGCACAGTTGGGCAGGTGGCAGCCGGCCGCTTTGCCCGGTCCATCCTCGAACTCGGCGGCAACAACGCCGCAATCATCAGCGACAAGGCCGATGTGGCGCTTGCCCTGCGCGGGGTGTTGTTTTCGGCCTTTGGCACAACGGGACAGCGCTGCACCAGTTTGCGGCGGCTCTTTGTGCATGACAGCCTTTACGACAGCTTCGTCCCCGCGCTGAAGGCGGCTGCGGCTTCAATGCCCATCGGCGATCCGCTGGACAGCGCACATCTTGCCGGACCGTTGATTGACGAGGCAGCCCTGACCGCGATGCAGGCGGCGCTTGAGGAAGCAAAAGCCCTTGGCGGCATTCTGTCCGGCGGGGAGCGCCTGCCGGGGAACGGCGTCTATGTTCGCCCGGCGGTTGTGGAGATGGCCGCACAGGTAGGCCCGGTGCTGCGCGAAACATTCGCTCCCATCCTTTACGTGATGCGCTACACCGATCTGGACGCGGCAATCGCGTTGCAAAATGCGGTGGGCGCGGGTCTGTCCTCTTCGATCTTCTCGACTGATGTGCGCGAATGCGAGCGCTTCCTGTCTGCTTCGGGCAGCGACTGCGGCATTGCCAATGTCAACATCGGCACATCGGGCGCGGAAATTGGCGGGGCATTCGGCGGTGAAAAGGAAACCGGCGGCGGACGCGAGTCCGGGTCGGACGCTTGGAAAGCCTATATGCGCCGGGCCACCAACACGATCAATTATTCGAACGAACTGCCGCTTGCGCAAGGTGTGACTTTTGACCTAGGCTGA
- a CDS encoding Hsp33 family molecular chaperone HslO codes for MASQPETLSDQPLRFSIPARDARGRLVRLDSVLNEILSAHAYPPLVEKTLAEALVLTALLGTSLKDQGSQLTLQVQTEKGAIRLLACDYKDGALRGYAQFDAATVASLPHDSTLFGIFGTGYLAITFDRAKPASEGGGRYQGIVPLEGSCLSEASQNYFVQSEQIPTFIRAAVDHVDGRCVAGGILAQHLPEGEEGRERLHVRLDHPEWEHVEILAFTVLPEELADPELPLEEIVWRLFHEEDEVRVEQANKLTKGCRCDPAHIRDVIAKFPAEDRAEMADEAGDIVVDCEFCSRRFPVSLASFNN; via the coding sequence ATGGCCTCGCAACCTGAAACCCTGAGCGACCAGCCCTTGCGCTTTTCCATTCCGGCACGCGATGCGCGGGGGCGGTTGGTGCGTCTGGATTCCGTGCTGAACGAAATCCTGTCGGCGCATGCCTATCCGCCGCTGGTGGAAAAGACATTGGCCGAGGCACTTGTTCTGACGGCCTTGCTGGGAACGTCGCTGAAGGATCAGGGAAGCCAGCTCACGCTGCAGGTCCAGACCGAAAAGGGCGCGATACGCCTGCTCGCCTGCGACTATAAGGATGGCGCGCTGCGCGGATATGCGCAGTTCGATGCGGCGACGGTGGCTTCGCTTCCGCACGATTCGACGCTATTCGGCATTTTTGGCACGGGCTATCTTGCGATAACCTTCGATCGGGCAAAGCCCGCGTCCGAAGGCGGTGGCCGCTATCAGGGCATTGTCCCGCTGGAAGGGTCCTGCCTGTCCGAGGCTTCGCAGAATTATTTTGTCCAGTCCGAGCAAATCCCGACCTTCATTCGCGCGGCGGTCGACCATGTGGATGGACGCTGCGTTGCCGGTGGAATATTGGCGCAGCATTTGCCCGAGGGCGAAGAAGGCCGCGAGCGCCTGCACGTCCGCCTCGACCATCCCGAGTGGGAGCATGTCGAAATATTGGCCTTCACGGTTCTGCCCGAAGAACTGGCGGATCCCGAACTTCCGTTGGAAGAGATCGTCTGGCGGTTGTTTCACGAAGAAGACGAAGTGCGGGTCGAACAGGCAAACAAGCTGACCAAAGGCTGCCGCTGCGATCCGGCGCATATTCGCGACGTTATTGCGAAATTTCCCGCCGAGGATCGCGCCGAAATGGCTGATGAAGCAGGCGATATTGTGGTTGATTGCGAGTTCTGTTCGCGACGCTTTCCGGTGAGTCTGGCAAGCTTCAACAACTGA
- a CDS encoding acyl-CoA dehydrogenase, which translates to MAEMAAFNWSDPFNLDAQLTEDERMIRDTAHAFAQSELQPRVIEAYRSERDAPELFPLMGQTGLLGATIPEEYGGVGASYVAYGLIAREIERVDSGYRSMASVQSSLVMHPIYAYGSEEQRRKYLPGLAAGTLIGCFGLTEPDAGSDPAGMRTFAKKVDGGYVLNGTKTWISNAPFADVFVVWAKSEAHGGGIRGFVLEKGMKGLSAPKIEGKLSLRASTTGMIVMDNVEIGEDALLPDVQGLKGPFGCLNRARYGISWGALGAAEFCMHAARQYGLDRHQFGKPLAANQLYQKKLADMMTDIALGLQASLRVGRLMDEGQFAPDMISIVKRNNVGKALDVARAARDMHGGNGISDEYQVMRHMVNLETVNTYEGAHDVHALILGRAITGIAAF; encoded by the coding sequence ATGGCCGAAATGGCAGCTTTTAACTGGTCCGATCCGTTCAATCTGGACGCGCAGTTGACCGAAGACGAACGCATGATCCGCGACACCGCCCACGCCTTTGCGCAGAGCGAACTCCAGCCGCGGGTCATCGAAGCCTATCGCAGCGAACGCGACGCGCCCGAACTATTTCCGCTGATGGGCCAGACCGGCCTTCTCGGCGCGACAATTCCGGAAGAATATGGCGGCGTTGGCGCATCCTATGTCGCCTATGGCCTGATCGCGCGCGAAATCGAGCGCGTCGATTCAGGCTACCGGTCGATGGCTTCGGTGCAGTCCTCGCTCGTGATGCATCCTATCTATGCTTATGGCTCCGAAGAACAGCGCCGCAAATATCTGCCGGGTCTGGCGGCAGGCACGCTGATCGGCTGTTTTGGCCTGACCGAACCCGATGCAGGCTCCGACCCGGCCGGAATGCGGACCTTCGCCAAAAAGGTGGACGGCGGTTATGTGCTGAATGGCACGAAGACCTGGATTTCCAACGCACCCTTTGCCGATGTGTTTGTCGTGTGGGCAAAATCCGAAGCGCATGGCGGCGGTATTCGCGGCTTTGTGCTGGAAAAGGGAATGAAGGGCCTGTCCGCGCCCAAGATCGAAGGTAAGCTTTCGCTTCGCGCCTCCACCACCGGCATGATTGTCATGGACAATGTCGAAATCGGCGAAGATGCCCTGCTCCCCGATGTCCAGGGGTTGAAGGGACCTTTTGGCTGCCTCAACCGCGCCCGTTACGGCATCAGCTGGGGCGCGCTGGGTGCGGCCGAGTTTTGCATGCACGCCGCGCGGCAATATGGCCTTGACCGGCACCAGTTCGGCAAGCCGCTTGCCGCCAACCAGCTGTACCAGAAAAAGCTGGCGGACATGATGACCGATATCGCGCTTGGCTTGCAGGCCAGCTTGCGCGTCGGCCGTCTCATGGACGAAGGCCAGTTTGCGCCCGACATGATCTCGATCGTCAAGCGCAACAATGTCGGCAAAGCGCTCGACGTTGCGCGCGCCGCGCGGGATATGCACGGCGGCAACGGGATCAGCGACGAATATCAGGTCATGCGCCACATGGTGAACCTCGAAACGGTCAACACTTATGAAGGGGCACATGACGTCCATGCGCTGATATTGGGCCGCGCCATCACGGGCATTGCCGCATTCTGA
- a CDS encoding DUF3617 domain-containing protein, translated as MKFSHITLAGICALSAASGAYAIAQGGDLSLLESVERGMWHLRAVGGGPSGAPVNQICVNDPAKLVQIQHGAAACEHYVVRSSATAVTVSYSCKGQGQGLTTIRKESPRLIHIQSQGIRNNAPFSFSVEGRRMSAC; from the coding sequence ATGAAATTCTCCCACATCACTCTCGCGGGCATTTGTGCCCTTTCTGCGGCATCGGGCGCCTATGCGATTGCACAAGGCGGCGACCTGTCGTTGCTGGAATCCGTTGAACGCGGGATGTGGCATTTGCGGGCGGTGGGCGGTGGTCCGTCAGGTGCGCCTGTCAACCAGATTTGCGTGAATGATCCGGCCAAGCTTGTCCAGATCCAGCATGGTGCTGCGGCGTGCGAACATTATGTCGTCCGCTCCAGCGCGACTGCGGTCACGGTGAGCTATAGCTGTAAGGGCCAGGGTCAGGGCTTGACCACCATCCGCAAGGAATCCCCGCGTCTGATCCATATCCAGTCGCAGGGCATCCGCAATAATGCGCCCTTTTCCTTTTCCGTTGAAGGACGCCGGATGAGCGCCTGCTGA